In Rhodococcus pseudokoreensis, the DNA window CCACGGAACTGGTCGAGGAGGCGTCGGCGGCGGGGTTGCCGGTGGTGGAGTTGCGGGGCGTTGTGCCGTTCGTCGAGGTGGCCGAGGCGATCAACGGCCTGCTGGTCAACGAATCGGTGCAGCGGCTGCGTCGTGGTGACGCTGTCGCGCACGCGTTGTCGGAGGAACTGGCGCGCGGTGGCGGTCCCGACGAGTTGCTCGCGGTGCTCGCGCGACTCCTGCCCGGCGATGTGACCCTGCTCGACGCGGCCGGCGACGTGATCGCGGCCCTCGGCAACGAGATCGCGAATCCTGCCGCCGATGCGGGGCTGCTCTCGGTACCGGTGGTGGTGCAGGGTGTCGGCGTCGCCACGCTCGTGGTGTCTCCGGACGACCCGGCCGATCACGTCACCGCGGAGGCGATCGTCGAGCGAGCGCCGGCAGCGCTGGCGATCTCGCTTCTGCGATCCTTTCCGCCGTCGGCCGCGGTTCGCGCCGCGCAGGCGTTGCTGCGGATCGTCGGCCAGCCGAATCCCGCGCCCGAGCGTCTCGTCGCGGCAGCCCGCGCGGCGGGGCTGACCGAGGGGGCGTCGTACGTCGGGGTCGTCGGTCGTTCGGTCGACGGTCCCGTGGCTCTCGCCGCTGTCGACGCGGCGCTGCATCGGTACTCGGCCGGAACGGTGTCGTCCGTGGCCGGCGACGAGTTGCACGCGATCGTCGCTGTTCGGGCCGACGACCGGTCGGGGTCGTGCGCTGCACTGGTCGAGTCGTTGCGCACGACGTCCCGGGCGGAGCAGGCGCGGCTGGCGGTGGGGCCATTGGTCACCGGTCTGACCGGATTGCCCGGGACGCTGGCGGAGGCGCGATTCGTGCTCGACCTCGCAGGCGATCTGGGTATCGCCGACACCGTGGTGGTCGCCGCGGAACTCGTTGTCGAACGCCTGGTCCGGCGGATCGGCGATCCTGCGTTGCTGGCCGCGTTCGTCCAGGAAGTCCTCGGGCCGCTCCTCGCGGTGGGTGCGGAACGTGGTCGCCGTTTGATCGACACGTTGGACGTCTACCTGCAGTGCGGGTGCAACAAGACCGAGGCGGCCACCCGGCTGCACGTGCAGCGCCAGACGCTGTACCAGCGGCTCGAGCAGATCTTCGCACTGCTCGGCGAGGATCCGACGGGTTCGCCGCGGCTTGCCGCCCTGCACCTCGCGACGCGCCTCTACCTCGGTGGTGTGGTCGACGCCAACTGACAACCTCCGGGGTCGCCGGAACCCGCGCAAAGGATCGCCTGTTGCAACAGCGTTGCATTCACGTGAACTTCGCCGGGAATCGTGCATCTGGGTGGCGCAGTCTCCGATCTGCCGTGTTTACTGCAATTTCAGTCCTGGTGCAGTCATTGCAACCGTGATTCGAATGTGGTGACATCACACCCCGTTGACATGTGACGGTGCACACAATATCGTCACTGAACGAATCGCAGTTGCAGTGAAAGCAACAAATGCCATTCGTCGCAGTCGGCAGGCGCCGACGCCCCGAGAAGGAGTGGGCATGGCCCAAAACCTCAATTCCCCCTCAGCTGCGCCGCAATCGGACGAGGCCGGTGCGGTGAACCCCTCGCCCCGAGTTCTCCGGCGCGTCGTCGCGGCGAGCTTCGTCGGCAACTTCGTCGAGTGGTTCGACTACGCCGTATACGGTTATCTCGCAACGGTTATCGCGGTGGTCTTTTTCCCCGAGGCCGCGCCCACGACGGGCCTGCTGGCCACGTTCGCCGTCTTCGCCATCTCGTTCGTCATCCGCCCGATCGGCGGCCTGGTCTGGGGTCACTTCGGGGACAAGATCGGCCGCCGCACCGCGTTGTCGCTGTCGATCCTCATCATGTCGGCGTCGACGTTCTGTATCGGCCTGATCCCCGGCTTCGATCAGATCGGGTACCTCGCGCCGGTCCTGCTGCTGCTCGTCCGCATGGTGCAGGGATTCTCTGCCGCCGGCGAGTACGCGGGCGCCTCGGCGTTCCTCGCCGAATACGCCCCGGACCGCAAGCGAGGCCTCTTCACCAGTGTGGTGCCCGCGTCCACCGCCGCCGGACTTCTGTTCGGGTCGTTGATCGCGGCACTGCTCACCGCGGTGCTCTCGACGGAACAGCTCAACGGATGGGGCTGGCGGTTGCCGTTCCTGCTCGCGGCGCCGATGGGTCTGATCGGCCGCTACATCCGGTTGAAACTCGAGGACACCCCGAAGTTCCAGGAAATGGAACAGAAAGTGGAGGCCAACGCGCCGCTGTCGATCCTGTTCACCCATCATCGACGTGCGATCGTCATCGCGTTCGGGGTCACCTGCCTCAACGCGGTCGGCTTCTACCTGATCCTCAGCTACATGCCGACCTACCTGTCGGAGGTGTTGCACGTCGGGCACACGGCCTCGTTCGTCGCCGCGTCGATCGCCCTCGCCTGCTACATCGTCTTCATCTTCGGGATGGGTGCGCTCTCGGATCGATTCGGCCGCAAGCGAGTTCTCATCGGCGCGTCGATCTGCTTCGCCGTGTTCACCGTCCCGTTGTTCAGTGTGCTCGGGGCCGTCGGGATCGTCGGTGTCGTCCTCATCCAGATCGCGCTGTGCGCGTTCCTCACCATGAACGACGGCACGCTTCCGACCTTCCTGTCCGAGATCTTTCCCACCCAGGTCCGCTACAGCGGGTTCGCCTTCAGCTTCAACACTGCCAACGCCCTGTTCGGCGGCACCGCGCCGTTCGTCGCCACCCTGCTGATCGAGATCACCGGCAGCCCACTGGCGCCCGCCTGGTACCTCGTCGCCGCAGCCCTCGTCGCCATGGGCTCGATGCTGATGGCGCGCGAAACCTCCCGGCGACCCCTCGCCGACACCTGACCACCCGTTCACCCACCACTTGCGGCATCACCCGATGCCGCCGGCAACTCGACAAGGAGCACCATGAACCTCGAGCGCATCAAGAGCATCCCCAACGGCGAGAAGGTCGTTCCCACGTTCTCCCCGGTGGAAATGGACCGCAGGCTTGTCGCACTGCGTAAGCACATGGCGGACAACGGGGTGGACGCCGCGCTGTTCACCAGCTACCACAACATCAACTACTACTCCGACTTCCTCTACACCGCGTTCGGCCGCCCCTACGCCCTCGTCGTCACCCAGGACAGCTCGACCACCGTGTCCGCCAACATCGACGCCGGCATGCCGTGGCGCCGCACGTTCGGCGAGAATGTCGTCTACACCGACTGGCGCCGCGACAACTTCGAGTACGCGGTGCAGCAGGTGCTGGCGAACCAGGGCATCTCGCGCGGCATGCTCGGTGTCGAGGACGACCACCTCACCCCCGACCTGCGGTCCCGCGTCGTCGCGGTGCTGCCGGGAATGACGTTCACCGACGTCGCCAAGGCCACGATGCGGCAGCGGATGGTGAAGTCGCCCGAGGAGATCGAACTGATCAAGCACGGGGCCCGGATCGGCGACCTCGGCGGCGAGGCCATCCGCGACGCCATCGCGGAGGGCGTCCCGGAGTACGAGGTGGCGATCGCCGGGTCGAACGCGATGATCCGGGAGATCGCGGCCACCTTCCCGCACGCCGAACTGCGCGACACGTGGGTGTGGTTCCAGTCGGGTATCAACACCGACGGTGCCCACAACTGGGCCACCAGTCGTCGCGTCGAGCGCGGAGACATCCTGTCGCTGAACTGTTTCCCGATGATCGCCGGCTACTACACGGCGCTCGAGCGCACGCTGTTCTACGGTGAGCCGTCGCCGGAACATCTGCGACTGTGGGAGGTCAACGTCAAGGTCCATCGCCGCGGCCTCGAGCTCATCAAGCCGGGCGCGGTCTGCAAGGACATCGCGGCCGAGCTGAACGAGATCTACGAGGCCGAGGGTCTGCTGCCGAACCGCACGTTCGGGTACGGGCACTCCTTCGGCGTGCTCTCGCACTACTACGGGCGCGAGGCGGGCCTCGAGCTCCGTGAGGACATCGACACCGTCCTCGAACCCGGCATGGTCGTGTCGATGGAACCGATGATCATGGTTCCCGAGGGAATGCCCGGTGCCGGTGGCTACCGTGAGCACGACATCCTGGTCGTCGGCGAGGACGACGCGGAGAACATCACCCGGTTCCCGTTCGGGCCCGAACACAACATCCTCGGCGTCTGACCGGTACGCCGACCCTGCCGCACGTGTGGCAGGGTCGGCAGGAGTATCAGCCGAGTCGAAGGAGCGCAGCGGACATGAGTGTGGACGACGTCGATCAGCTCGGCGAGAACGGTGACACGAAGCCGTCGCCGTCGGTTCTGCTCAACGGGCTGCGCGTTCTGGAGGCGTTCTCGATCACCGAACCGGTGCTCGGCGTCACCGAGATCGCGCGGAAGGTCGATCTGCACAAGAGCAGTGTGTCCCGGATGCTCGCGACCCTCGAGAAAGCGGGATACGTCGAACGCGAGGAGGGGACCGGGCGGTACCGGCTCGGTCTCGGCGTGATCGGCCTGGCCGGGCCGTTGCTGGCGAACCTCGACGTTCGGCGGGTGGCGCTGCCCGAACTCGAAGGCCTGACGCGGCGGACCGAGGAGACGAGTGCCCTGATGGTGTGGAACGGCCACGAATCCGTCGTCGTCGAACAGGTTCAGAGTCCCAAGCAGGTCAAGCACACGGCCGCGGTCGGTACCCGATACGACACGTATGCGAGTTCGTCGGTCCAGGTCTTCCTGTCCGACATGCCGCGCGCCGAGGTGGAGCGGCTGTTCGAACGGCGGCTGCTGCTGGGGCCCGACGACGCCGACTCGGTGGGCGAGTACCTCGACGAACTGGTCGAGATCCGCGATCGCGGGTACG includes these proteins:
- a CDS encoding PucR family transcriptional regulator, coding for MSLSLADVLAHPSLAAGRPVVRVGAHLLAQPVRWVHSSEVIDIAHLLRGGELLLTAGFALASADPDRLRRYVRELSARRVAGVAIETGAQLPRIPTELVEEASAAGLPVVELRGVVPFVEVAEAINGLLVNESVQRLRRGDAVAHALSEELARGGGPDELLAVLARLLPGDVTLLDAAGDVIAALGNEIANPAADAGLLSVPVVVQGVGVATLVVSPDDPADHVTAEAIVERAPAALAISLLRSFPPSAAVRAAQALLRIVGQPNPAPERLVAAARAAGLTEGASYVGVVGRSVDGPVALAAVDAALHRYSAGTVSSVAGDELHAIVAVRADDRSGSCAALVESLRTTSRAEQARLAVGPLVTGLTGLPGTLAEARFVLDLAGDLGIADTVVVAAELVVERLVRRIGDPALLAAFVQEVLGPLLAVGAERGRRLIDTLDVYLQCGCNKTEAATRLHVQRQTLYQRLEQIFALLGEDPTGSPRLAALHLATRLYLGGVVDAN
- a CDS encoding MFS transporter; its protein translation is MAQNLNSPSAAPQSDEAGAVNPSPRVLRRVVAASFVGNFVEWFDYAVYGYLATVIAVVFFPEAAPTTGLLATFAVFAISFVIRPIGGLVWGHFGDKIGRRTALSLSILIMSASTFCIGLIPGFDQIGYLAPVLLLLVRMVQGFSAAGEYAGASAFLAEYAPDRKRGLFTSVVPASTAAGLLFGSLIAALLTAVLSTEQLNGWGWRLPFLLAAPMGLIGRYIRLKLEDTPKFQEMEQKVEANAPLSILFTHHRRAIVIAFGVTCLNAVGFYLILSYMPTYLSEVLHVGHTASFVAASIALACYIVFIFGMGALSDRFGRKRVLIGASICFAVFTVPLFSVLGAVGIVGVVLIQIALCAFLTMNDGTLPTFLSEIFPTQVRYSGFAFSFNTANALFGGTAPFVATLLIEITGSPLAPAWYLVAAALVAMGSMLMARETSRRPLADT
- a CDS encoding M24 family metallopeptidase yields the protein MNLERIKSIPNGEKVVPTFSPVEMDRRLVALRKHMADNGVDAALFTSYHNINYYSDFLYTAFGRPYALVVTQDSSTTVSANIDAGMPWRRTFGENVVYTDWRRDNFEYAVQQVLANQGISRGMLGVEDDHLTPDLRSRVVAVLPGMTFTDVAKATMRQRMVKSPEEIELIKHGARIGDLGGEAIRDAIAEGVPEYEVAIAGSNAMIREIAATFPHAELRDTWVWFQSGINTDGAHNWATSRRVERGDILSLNCFPMIAGYYTALERTLFYGEPSPEHLRLWEVNVKVHRRGLELIKPGAVCKDIAAELNEIYEAEGLLPNRTFGYGHSFGVLSHYYGREAGLELREDIDTVLEPGMVVSMEPMIMVPEGMPGAGGYREHDILVVGEDDAENITRFPFGPEHNILGV
- a CDS encoding IclR family transcriptional regulator; the encoded protein is MSVDDVDQLGENGDTKPSPSVLLNGLRVLEAFSITEPVLGVTEIARKVDLHKSSVSRMLATLEKAGYVEREEGTGRYRLGLGVIGLAGPLLANLDVRRVALPELEGLTRRTEETSALMVWNGHESVVVEQVQSPKQVKHTAAVGTRYDTYASSSVQVFLSDMPRAEVERLFERRLLLGPDDADSVGEYLDELVEIRDRGYAVNDGRTSIEEVGISAPVHDHRGVLVGAVMLSAPRFRVPHTLLDSLGRTVAESARTVSARLGAPAATHD